Sequence from the Fictibacillus arsenicus genome:
TTGGAACTGGAAAAAATTTTGCTTAATGAAAAGCCAGATAAAATGCTGGTATTGGGAGATACAAATAGTGCAATGGCAGCTATATTAGCTGAGAGAATGAATATTCCAGTCGTTCACATGGAAGCAGGTAACCGGTGTTATGATCTGAGGGTACCAGAAGAGAAAAATAGAAAAATTATCGATAGTATATCTTCCTTTAATCTGCCCTACACTCCTCAAAGTAAACAGAATCTCCTAAAAGAAGGAGTCCCTGTAAACCGCATTATGCTATCAGGCAATCCTATATTTGAAGTGTTACGATCTTTCGAAAATCAGATCGACCAAAGTTCTATTTTAAATGAACTTGCTTTAATAAAAAACGAATATTTTCTCGTTACTACACACCGTGCAGAAAATGTGGATGATCCTTACTCGTTGAACCAAATTTTAGAAGGATTAAACCTTGTTGCACAAACTTATAAAAAACGGGTTATTTGTTCCATTCACCCTCGTACAAAATCAAGAATTGAGAATTTAACAAACACTAAAATGAACACCTTAGTAGAGTTCTATGAACCTTTTGGTTTTTTTGATTT
This genomic interval carries:
- the wecB gene encoding non-hydrolyzing UDP-N-acetylglucosamine 2-epimerase, translated to MKILTVLGTRPEIIRLSLVIQKLDDLADKHILVHTGQNFTYTLSEVFFKEMNVRLPDYTLTVKHPSLGNQLSNMFLELEKILLNEKPDKMLVLGDTNSAMAAILAERMNIPVVHMEAGNRCYDLRVPEEKNRKIIDSISSFNLPYTPQSKQNLLKEGVPVNRIMLSGNPIFEVLRSFENQIDQSSILNELALIKNEYFLVTTHRAENVDDPYSLNQILEGLNLVAQTYKKRVICSIHPRTKSRIENLTNTKMNTLVEFYEPFGFFDFVHLEKNAYCVLTDSGTVQEECCIFRVPTVTIRDSTERPETIDCGSNTVSGVNAHQILKAVKVMVMQSNQWQLPAGYDDLDVSSKVVKFILGGNSFV